A genomic window from Rhizobium sp. EC-SD404 includes:
- a CDS encoding alpha/beta hydrolase has product MKTIEFAGVEGNRIVADLYKPNTQSAHPPVLLVHGGGQTRHAWRGTARALAIAGFTAIAMDQRGHGDSAWVGSKAYAFYDFAADLAAICKDIEQQHGRPPIVVGASLGGLAALLAEGRAGHGLLGGLVLVDVTPRMDPDGIRRIHGFMGERMSEGFATLEEAAAAISAYLPARRKPATLSGLAKNLRRGDDGRYRWHWDPAFMGGPRPVNFERASVEAELDSVVAKLKVPTLLVRGRQSELVTEEAVAEFLKAAPHARYVDVLGAGHMVAGDKNDAFTDAVITFLLEEQAVAS; this is encoded by the coding sequence TTGAAGACGATCGAGTTCGCAGGCGTCGAAGGCAATCGCATCGTCGCCGACCTTTACAAGCCGAATACGCAATCTGCTCATCCGCCCGTTCTTCTCGTCCATGGCGGCGGGCAGACGCGGCATGCCTGGCGCGGCACTGCCCGCGCTTTGGCGATCGCCGGTTTCACGGCAATCGCGATGGACCAGCGCGGCCATGGCGACAGCGCCTGGGTCGGCTCCAAGGCCTATGCATTCTATGATTTCGCCGCCGATCTTGCGGCCATTTGCAAGGATATCGAGCAACAGCACGGCCGGCCTCCGATCGTGGTCGGCGCATCGCTCGGCGGGCTTGCCGCCCTGTTGGCGGAGGGTAGGGCCGGGCACGGTCTGCTCGGCGGTCTCGTCCTCGTCGATGTCACGCCGCGCATGGATCCCGATGGAATTCGGCGCATCCACGGCTTCATGGGAGAGCGCATGAGCGAGGGGTTTGCCACGCTCGAGGAGGCCGCAGCGGCCATCAGCGCATATCTGCCCGCGCGGCGCAAGCCGGCCACCTTGTCCGGGCTCGCAAAGAACCTGAGACGCGGCGACGATGGACGATATCGCTGGCATTGGGACCCGGCATTCATGGGTGGCCCGCGCCCGGTTAATTTCGAACGTGCATCTGTCGAGGCCGAGCTGGATTCGGTCGTGGCGAAGCTCAAGGTGCCGACATTGCTCGTGCGCGGCCGACAATCGGAACTGGTGACGGAAGAGGCGGTTGCCGAATTCCTCAAAGCTGCGCCGCATGCGCGCTATGTCGACGTGCTCGGGGCTGGTCACATGGTTGCCGGTGACAAGAACGACGCGTTCACTGACGCCGTGATCACGTTTCTGCTGGAAGAACAGGCGGTCGCATCGTAG
- the cysE gene encoding serine O-acetyltransferase, protein MAARSDAKQTDTLKVMDPIWNAIRQEAEEASANEPVLAGFLYSTILNARSLEEAVIHRISERLDHADVPASVIRQAFLEMRDDWREWESWLRVDIQAVYDRDPACDRFIEPVLYFKGFHAIQTHRLAHWLWTMGRRDFALYLQSRSSAVFQTDINPAAPFGKGIFLDHATGLVVGATARVGDNVSILQGVTLGGTGKQSGDRHPKIENGVLIGAGAKILGNIVVGHCSRIAAGSVVLKPVPANSTVAGVPARVIGSAGCDEPSRAMDQLLGSI, encoded by the coding sequence ATGGCTGCGCGCAGCGATGCAAAACAAACCGATACCCTGAAGGTCATGGACCCGATCTGGAATGCGATCCGGCAGGAAGCCGAAGAAGCATCCGCTAACGAACCCGTGCTGGCAGGTTTTCTCTACAGCACCATTCTCAACGCCCGCAGTCTCGAGGAGGCGGTGATCCACCGGATCTCAGAGCGCCTCGACCATGCCGATGTGCCGGCGAGCGTGATCCGCCAGGCGTTCCTCGAAATGCGCGACGACTGGCGGGAATGGGAATCCTGGCTCCGGGTTGATATCCAGGCCGTCTACGACCGTGATCCCGCCTGCGACCGGTTCATCGAACCTGTTCTTTATTTCAAGGGTTTCCACGCCATCCAGACGCACAGGCTGGCTCATTGGCTTTGGACGATGGGGCGCCGCGATTTTGCGCTTTATCTCCAAAGCCGATCGTCGGCCGTCTTCCAGACGGACATCAATCCAGCTGCGCCGTTCGGCAAGGGCATTTTCCTCGATCACGCTACTGGCCTCGTCGTCGGTGCAACGGCCCGGGTCGGTGACAACGTTTCCATCCTGCAGGGCGTGACGCTCGGTGGCACCGGAAAACAGAGTGGCGACCGTCACCCCAAGATTGAGAACGGGGTGCTGATTGGCGCCGGTGCGAAGATCCTCGGCAACATCGTCGTGGGCCATTGCTCGCGCATCGCAGCCGGTTCCGTCGTGCTCAAGCCCGTTCCCGCGAACTCCACCGTCGCCGGCGTTCCGGCGCGCGTCATCGGCAGCGCGGGATGCGACGAGCCGTCGCGTGCCATGGACCAGCTTCTCGGCTCGATCTGA
- a CDS encoding DUF3126 family protein — translation MKPDEIRKLEAYFKRTFNDRMQVKARPRKDDSAEVYIGDEFLGVVFRDDEDGDLSFNFSMAILDVDL, via the coding sequence TTGAAGCCCGACGAAATCCGCAAGCTAGAGGCTTATTTCAAGCGCACCTTCAACGACCGCATGCAGGTCAAGGCGCGACCGCGAAAGGATGACTCCGCCGAGGTTTATATCGGCGACGAGTTCCTTGGCGTTGTCTTCCGCGACGACGAAGACGGCGATCTCTCCTTCAACTTCTCGATGGCCATTCTCGACGTCGATCTTTGA
- a CDS encoding gamma carbonic anhydrase family protein has product MALYRLDDREPALPDGFHWIAASAEVIGAVEIGEDVGIWFNAVLRGDNELIRVGRGSNIQENCVLHTDMGFPLSIGEGCTIGHKAMLHGCTIGDNSLIGMGATVLNGAVIGKNCLIGAGALVTERKIISDNSMVLGSPGKVVRELDESAIAMLRLSAAHYIDNAKRFASGLVRIN; this is encoded by the coding sequence TTGGCACTTTACCGACTGGATGACAGAGAACCGGCGCTGCCCGACGGTTTTCACTGGATCGCCGCTTCCGCCGAGGTGATCGGCGCCGTGGAGATCGGCGAGGATGTTGGGATCTGGTTCAACGCGGTTCTGCGCGGCGATAACGAACTCATCCGTGTCGGGCGAGGCTCCAACATCCAGGAGAACTGCGTCCTCCACACCGATATGGGGTTTCCGCTGAGCATCGGCGAGGGCTGCACCATCGGTCACAAGGCGATGCTGCATGGCTGCACGATCGGAGACAACAGCCTGATCGGCATGGGCGCCACGGTCTTGAACGGCGCGGTAATCGGCAAGAACTGCCTCATCGGCGCCGGCGCGCTAGTGACGGAACGCAAGATCATTTCGGACAATTCGATGGTGCTGGGCTCGCCGGGCAAGGTCGTGCGCGAACTGGATGAATCGGCGATCGCGATGCTTCGCCTTTCGGCCGCCCACTACATCGACAACGCCAAGCGCTTTGCCTCCGGTCTCGTGCGCATCAACTGA
- a CDS encoding transglutaminase-like cysteine peptidase: MQKAIFTAIALTGAILGQNSAGAASLNMVTTGATSQPIGHHEFCLRQQQECQATSGVTGAPAQLTRQGWADMLHVNATANRTIIPLTDQEIYGVEEYWDYPTSVGDCEDYALLKRRMLMERGFSAEHLLITVVLQPDGSGHAVLTVATDHGDFILDNMRDRVMLWSDTEYTYLKRQAANHAGRWNKIDDNRNPMAVGAVR, translated from the coding sequence ATGCAAAAAGCAATCTTCACGGCAATCGCTCTGACGGGTGCCATTCTGGGACAGAACAGTGCAGGCGCAGCGTCGCTCAACATGGTCACCACCGGCGCCACGAGCCAGCCGATCGGCCATCACGAATTCTGCCTGCGCCAGCAGCAGGAATGCCAGGCGACTTCGGGCGTCACCGGCGCACCGGCGCAACTGACTCGTCAGGGCTGGGCCGACATGCTGCACGTCAACGCCACCGCGAACCGCACCATCATTCCGCTGACGGATCAGGAGATCTACGGCGTCGAGGAATATTGGGACTACCCGACCAGCGTCGGCGACTGCGAGGACTACGCTCTGCTCAAGCGTCGCATGCTGATGGAGCGCGGCTTTTCCGCCGAACATCTGCTGATCACCGTCGTCCTGCAGCCGGACGGCTCCGGCCACGCCGTGCTGACGGTCGCCACCGACCACGGCGACTTCATTCTCGACAATATGCGCGACCGCGTCATGCTCTGGTCCGACACGGAATACACCTATCTCAAGCGTCAGGCGGCCAACCATGCCGGGCGCTGGAACAAGATCGACGACAACCGCAATCCGATGGCGGTGGGCGCCGTCCGCTAA
- a CDS encoding PilZ domain-containing protein has translation MSFVLEKAPSAPTASGDRRFQSVTVNLPGRLMCADFSEFDCVAAEMSPGDVVFQCAARPKTNERIVAYLDHIGRIEGRVVEADGRGFAITLNATQRKREKLAAQLTWLANKHELALPEDRRHERYTPRSARSEILLEDGRRYACRVIDLSLSGAAIEIDVRPALGTPLTLGTMRGRVVRHFQEGVAMEFVRVQPAEALRNYLG, from the coding sequence ATGTCATTCGTCCTTGAAAAGGCGCCAAGCGCCCCGACTGCATCCGGCGATCGACGCTTTCAGAGCGTGACCGTCAACCTGCCCGGTCGCCTGATGTGCGCGGATTTCTCCGAGTTCGATTGCGTGGCGGCGGAAATGTCGCCGGGTGATGTGGTGTTCCAGTGCGCCGCGCGCCCGAAGACCAATGAACGCATCGTCGCTTATCTCGATCACATCGGACGTATCGAAGGTCGCGTGGTGGAGGCGGATGGCCGCGGATTCGCGATCACGCTCAACGCCACGCAGCGCAAGCGCGAGAAGCTTGCGGCGCAGCTCACTTGGCTTGCCAACAAACACGAGCTCGCCCTTCCTGAAGACCGTCGCCACGAGCGTTACACGCCCCGCAGTGCGCGTTCCGAAATCCTGCTCGAAGACGGCCGTCGGTACGCATGCCGCGTGATCGATCTTTCGCTTTCCGGCGCCGCGATCGAGATCGACGTGCGCCCTGCCCTCGGCACGCCGCTGACGCTTGGAACGATGCGCGGTCGCGTTGTGCGCCACTTCCAGGAAGGCGTCGCGATGGAGTTCGTGCGCGTTCAACCTGCCGAAGCATTGCGAAATTATCTCGGATAA
- a CDS encoding rhomboid family intramembrane serine protease, with protein MTNDNSSHAPGEPVGAAPEPERRSEPVFNLPRVVVIALGLLWAIHLIRVGLLGRIQDLGLLLETAFIPLRYAVPLTDQSPAWLWSPVTYSLLHGSFAHIIVNSLWLVAFGSIVARRIGTTRFVLFWVASAVAAVALHLALHWGDDVPVIGASGVVSGLMGAAARFAFPQSGRFRREKAHFLPRLSVVESLSNRTVLVYVGLWFGINALAAFGFGSDPSGTTQIAWEAHIGGFLFGFLGFAFFDRRSWA; from the coding sequence ATGACGAACGACAACAGCAGTCATGCGCCCGGCGAACCGGTTGGCGCAGCGCCCGAGCCTGAGCGTCGATCCGAACCCGTGTTCAACTTGCCGCGTGTGGTGGTAATAGCGCTCGGTCTTCTTTGGGCGATACATCTGATCCGCGTCGGGCTTCTGGGCCGCATTCAGGATTTGGGCCTGTTGTTGGAGACCGCGTTCATTCCTTTGCGGTACGCCGTTCCGCTGACCGACCAATCGCCGGCATGGTTGTGGTCGCCCGTCACCTATTCGCTGCTGCATGGCAGCTTCGCGCATATCATCGTCAATTCTCTGTGGCTGGTGGCATTCGGTTCAATCGTGGCGCGGCGTATCGGCACGACGCGCTTCGTTCTGTTCTGGGTGGCATCGGCAGTCGCAGCCGTCGCGCTGCATCTCGCCCTTCACTGGGGAGACGACGTACCCGTCATCGGCGCATCGGGCGTCGTCTCCGGCCTCATGGGTGCGGCGGCGCGGTTTGCCTTTCCGCAGAGCGGCCGCTTCAGACGGGAAAAGGCACATTTCCTACCGCGCCTCTCCGTGGTGGAGTCTCTAAGCAACCGGACGGTCCTGGTTTATGTCGGACTTTGGTTCGGCATCAATGCCCTCGCCGCCTTCGGGTTTGGGTCCGATCCGAGTGGTACGACCCAGATCGCCTGGGAAGCGCATATCGGGGGATTCCTGTTCGGTTTCCTGGGCTTCGCCTTCTTCGATCGTCGATCCTGGGCCTGA
- a CDS encoding CBS domain-containing protein, with translation MTVRIILDEKGRDVTTVSRETTLMDAARVLTEQKIGAVVVVDPDRQILGILSERDIVRAIAERGGEVMDQQVASVMTRKVVQCQEESSINEVMEIMTNGRFRHLPVAISGRLAGIISIGDVVRRRIQDVEREAEDMKAYIAS, from the coding sequence ATGACAGTCAGAATCATATTGGATGAAAAAGGGCGGGACGTGACCACGGTCAGTCGCGAAACGACCCTCATGGATGCCGCGCGCGTGCTGACGGAGCAGAAAATCGGCGCGGTAGTCGTCGTCGATCCGGACCGTCAAATTCTCGGCATTCTTTCCGAACGCGATATCGTGCGTGCCATCGCCGAACGTGGCGGCGAGGTCATGGACCAACAAGTTGCAAGCGTCATGACGCGCAAAGTGGTCCAGTGCCAAGAAGAGAGTTCCATCAACGAAGTGATGGAGATCATGACCAATGGACGGTTCCGCCATCTGCCGGTGGCGATCAGCGGCAGGCTGGCTGGAATCATCTCCATCGGGGACGTGGTGCGCCGGCGCATCCAGGATGTGGAGCGCGAGGCGGAAGACATGAAGGCTTACATCGCCAGCTGA
- a CDS encoding HAMP domain-containing sensor histidine kinase, which yields MARRSLKLRLVGLALVWTAVAILIAGLFISALLRQFVERNADAQLQATMIAVMSGTEFDEQGNVVIANSVVDPRFDRPLSGWYWQVNDENGVLSRSRSLWDVELGVAVAEPDGTITTRTEAGPNGAIIRKQERDFTAPGGTRRLRVVVAMPADLIEDEVATIVQPLVLSLALLAVGIAIAIGLQVHFGLQPLAKLGRDLAAVRRGDEERLPDQPYVEIAPVASEINALLAHNKTVIDRARTHVGNLAHGLKTPLSVLSNRLQTTNDTDDGALLDATEQMNRLIGHHLRRARSAASHGVLGARVSVGEAISDLLPVFRGIHADRQLSLEVDVHGRPSFAGERQDLDEMLGNLIDNACKWASKSVLVTAKTGDGGRMTISIRDDGPGLAEEALQAATSRGVRFDESKPGSGLGLSIVDDLARLYGGTLTLERAAGSGLLATLELPASDA from the coding sequence ATGGCGCGACGGTCGTTGAAACTGCGCCTCGTCGGCCTGGCGCTGGTCTGGACAGCTGTCGCGATCCTGATTGCCGGGCTCTTCATTTCGGCACTCCTGCGCCAGTTCGTCGAACGCAATGCGGACGCGCAGTTGCAGGCGACGATGATCGCCGTCATGTCCGGCACCGAGTTCGACGAACAGGGCAACGTGGTCATCGCCAATTCGGTGGTCGATCCCCGCTTCGATCGGCCGCTGTCGGGCTGGTACTGGCAGGTCAATGACGAAAATGGGGTGCTGTCGCGCTCCCGATCGCTCTGGGACGTCGAACTGGGCGTCGCCGTCGCCGAACCGGACGGCACGATCACGACCCGCACCGAGGCAGGGCCCAACGGGGCGATCATCCGCAAACAGGAGCGCGATTTCACCGCACCCGGTGGAACGCGCCGCCTGAGGGTCGTCGTCGCCATGCCGGCAGACCTGATCGAAGACGAAGTGGCGACCATCGTGCAGCCGCTCGTCCTGTCGCTCGCGCTGCTTGCCGTCGGCATTGCGATCGCGATCGGCCTTCAGGTGCATTTCGGGCTGCAGCCGCTCGCCAAACTCGGGCGGGACCTTGCCGCCGTGCGGCGTGGTGATGAAGAGCGGTTACCCGATCAGCCCTACGTGGAAATCGCGCCGGTCGCATCCGAGATCAACGCGCTTCTCGCCCACAACAAGACTGTGATCGACCGCGCGCGGACCCATGTGGGCAATTTGGCCCATGGCCTCAAAACACCCCTGTCGGTCTTGAGCAACCGGCTTCAGACGACAAACGATACCGACGATGGCGCCCTGCTCGATGCGACGGAGCAGATGAACAGGCTGATCGGCCACCATCTGCGCCGCGCGCGATCGGCCGCGTCGCACGGCGTGCTCGGAGCACGGGTTTCCGTCGGCGAAGCGATCTCGGATCTGCTGCCGGTCTTTCGAGGTATCCATGCCGATCGTCAGCTGTCGCTGGAGGTCGACGTACACGGTCGACCAAGCTTCGCCGGCGAGCGGCAGGATCTCGATGAAATGCTCGGAAACCTCATCGACAACGCCTGCAAATGGGCGTCGAAGTCAGTTCTCGTGACCGCCAAAACCGGGGACGGTGGTCGCATGACCATTTCGATACGGGACGATGGTCCGGGGCTGGCTGAAGAGGCCCTTCAAGCCGCGACATCCCGTGGCGTGCGTTTCGACGAGAGCAAGCCAGGGAGCGGCCTTGGTCTATCGATCGTCGACGATCTGGCTCGGCTTTATGGCGGCACGCTCACGCTTGAACGCGCCGCCGGTAGCGGTCTTCTGGCAACGCTGGAGCTACCGGCCAGCGACGCGTGA
- a CDS encoding response regulator transcription factor, with product MRALVVEDDERIAGQIAEALTTAGFAVDTSHDGEAAEFLGMTETYDVVVLDLGLPKMDGISILTSWRRGKRMMPVLILTARDDWSEKVRGFRAGADDYVVKPFRMEEVVVRCRSLVRRAAGHATSELTCGPLVLDTQLAIITLDGLPLKLTAFETRMLSYLIHHAERPITRTELSEHLYERDTDRDFNSIEVIIGRLRRKIGRNMIETIRGQGYRLSAPADA from the coding sequence ATGAGAGCGCTTGTGGTGGAAGACGACGAGCGCATCGCCGGCCAGATTGCCGAGGCGCTGACTACGGCCGGCTTTGCGGTCGACACGTCGCATGACGGCGAAGCGGCTGAATTTCTCGGCATGACGGAGACTTACGATGTGGTCGTCCTGGATCTCGGCCTGCCCAAGATGGACGGCATCTCGATCCTGACGAGCTGGCGTCGCGGGAAGAGGATGATGCCGGTTCTGATCCTGACGGCGCGCGACGACTGGTCGGAGAAAGTGCGTGGTTTTCGCGCCGGCGCAGACGACTACGTCGTCAAGCCTTTCCGGATGGAAGAGGTCGTCGTGCGCTGCCGCAGCCTCGTGCGCCGGGCTGCCGGCCACGCCACGAGCGAACTGACCTGCGGGCCGCTGGTGCTCGACACGCAACTTGCCATCATCACGCTCGATGGTCTGCCGCTGAAGCTCACGGCATTCGAGACGCGGATGCTTTCCTACCTCATCCACCATGCGGAACGCCCCATCACCCGCACGGAGCTCAGCGAACACCTTTATGAACGCGATACGGATCGCGACTTCAATTCGATCGAAGTGATCATCGGTCGGCTGCGGCGCAAGATCGGTCGCAACATGATCGAGACGATCCGCGGCCAAGGCTATCGCCTCTCCGCGCCCGCGGACGCCTGA
- a CDS encoding PepSY domain-containing protein: MTDHIPTPPNWLGRPFLSGLFVAAGIAIAGTSSVAANPLAPTILAQSQDATVSIAQAMERAQARFEGTVIEAVLDTGRPHEQTDIVYALRMLTPRGDILRIRVDGRDGAILEADGRGLVDARRRP, encoded by the coding sequence ATGACCGACCATATCCCCACCCCTCCAAATTGGCTCGGACGGCCATTCCTGTCCGGCCTTTTCGTTGCTGCAGGCATCGCGATCGCGGGAACGTCGTCAGTGGCCGCAAACCCGCTCGCGCCCACGATTCTCGCCCAATCGCAGGACGCGACCGTGTCGATCGCGCAGGCCATGGAGCGCGCCCAGGCCCGTTTTGAAGGAACCGTCATCGAAGCCGTGCTCGATACCGGCCGGCCGCATGAGCAGACCGACATCGTCTATGCTTTGCGGATGCTGACACCGCGCGGCGACATCTTGCGCATCCGTGTCGACGGACGCGATGGAGCGATATTGGAAGCTGACGGTCGCGGTCTCGTCGATGCGAGGCGACGCCCATGA
- a CDS encoding TAXI family TRAP transporter solute-binding subunit, whose protein sequence is MVLAIGAFPGAASAQQFINVLTGGTSGVYYPLGVAMSEIYGDNIEGVRTQVQATKASVENLNLLEQGRGEIGFSLGDSLVMGWEGNEEAGFRAPLQKLRRVAAIYPNYLQLVATADSGITTLADLEGRTLSVGAPASGTELNTRAILGAADMTYENLGQVQYLPFAESVELMKNRQLDATLQSAGLGVASIQDLSTTNPTTIVEIPSELVESIGAPYAPAIIPAGTYEGQDEDVETASVINYLVTHEDVDEETVYQMTKLLYENLDRMVSAHSAAAEIDVQNAVDENPVPLHPGAERYYREQGLID, encoded by the coding sequence ATGGTCCTGGCAATCGGTGCATTTCCAGGCGCCGCAAGTGCGCAACAGTTCATCAACGTGCTGACCGGCGGCACGTCGGGGGTCTATTACCCGCTCGGCGTTGCGATGTCCGAGATCTATGGCGACAACATCGAAGGTGTCCGCACCCAGGTCCAGGCCACCAAGGCCTCGGTCGAGAACCTCAACCTTCTCGAGCAGGGCAGGGGCGAGATCGGTTTCTCGCTTGGTGATTCTCTCGTGATGGGCTGGGAAGGCAACGAAGAAGCCGGTTTCCGTGCACCGCTTCAGAAGCTGCGGCGCGTTGCTGCGATCTACCCGAACTATCTCCAGCTTGTCGCGACGGCCGATTCCGGCATCACGACGCTCGCCGATCTCGAAGGTCGCACCCTGTCGGTTGGCGCTCCGGCTTCGGGCACCGAGCTGAACACCCGCGCCATTCTCGGCGCCGCCGACATGACCTATGAAAATCTCGGTCAGGTCCAGTATCTGCCCTTCGCCGAGTCCGTCGAACTGATGAAGAACCGTCAGCTGGACGCGACCTTGCAGTCCGCTGGCCTTGGTGTTGCGTCGATCCAGGATTTGTCCACCACCAATCCGACCACGATCGTCGAAATCCCGTCGGAGCTGGTGGAGTCGATCGGCGCGCCTTACGCACCCGCGATCATTCCCGCCGGCACCTATGAGGGTCAGGATGAGGACGTGGAGACCGCTTCGGTCATCAACTACCTAGTCACCCATGAAGATGTGGACGAGGAAACCGTCTACCAGATGACCAAGCTGCTCTACGAAAACCTCGATCGGATGGTCTCGGCCCATTCGGCAGCAGCCGAAATCGATGTTCAGAACGCCGTGGATGAAAACCCGGTCCCGCTGCACCCAGGCGCCGAGCGTTATTACCGCGAACAGGGCCTGATCGACTGA
- a CDS encoding TRAP transporter permease, with the protein MTASERELPLDASLQAPPEASEAEHGLPGGYGQGLEGRIVFLIAIAFSVFQLWFAAYHSLPSQTVRALHVGFVLLLGFSLIASLKGGPLPLRIALWGAGILGFLTGVYHYVFYEDLILREGGWLITQDLVVGTIMIALVFEATRRLMGIALPIIAGVFLIYGMFGEYFPGVLAHRGYGFDQIIGHLGFGTEGIYGTPVYVSATYIFLFILFGSFLERAGMIKLFTDVSLGMVGHTRGGPAKVAVVSSGFMGTISGSGVANVVTTGQFTIPLMKRFGYKPAFAGGVEAVSSMGGQIMPPVMGAVAFIMAETLNIPYREVVIAAIIPAILYFFSAFWMVHLEAGKRGLVGMSRDQLPSAIGALRAGWYLTIPLAALVYLLFTGYTPLFAGTMGLALTAVLILGGAIARGLPGQAIRFLFWILLGLLCAAFFQYGVNVIIVTIAVLIAVNAFVKGGRQTLADCRDALADGAKNALPVAIACAMVGVIIGVLTLTGSASTFASFIVRIGETNLFLSLVLTMITCLILGMGIPTIPNYIITSSIAGPALLELGVPLLVSHMFVFYFGILADLTPPVALAAFAAAPIAKESGMKIGMQAVKIALAGFVIPFMAVYTPALMMQDGGPLAEAIGFWPAVAYIVFKTVISISLWGAAAIGFMFAPLAWWERLLATAAAFSLVLAMPITDEVGFALAAVFLALQWWRSRRSREQAVAGE; encoded by the coding sequence ATGACAGCCAGCGAGCGTGAATTGCCCTTGGATGCGTCGCTTCAGGCGCCGCCTGAAGCTTCCGAAGCCGAACACGGCCTGCCTGGCGGGTATGGGCAAGGATTGGAAGGGCGCATCGTCTTCCTGATCGCGATCGCGTTCTCGGTCTTCCAACTGTGGTTTGCCGCTTACCATTCGCTGCCCAGCCAGACGGTCCGCGCGCTGCACGTCGGCTTCGTTTTGTTGCTCGGCTTCTCCCTGATTGCCAGCCTCAAGGGCGGACCGCTTCCCTTGCGGATCGCGCTGTGGGGTGCCGGCATCCTGGGCTTTCTGACCGGGGTGTATCACTACGTCTTTTACGAGGATCTCATCCTGCGCGAAGGCGGCTGGCTGATCACGCAGGACCTCGTCGTCGGGACGATCATGATCGCGCTCGTCTTCGAGGCAACGCGTCGCTTGATGGGGATCGCGCTGCCGATCATTGCCGGCGTCTTTCTGATCTATGGCATGTTCGGTGAATATTTCCCCGGGGTGCTCGCCCATCGCGGTTACGGCTTCGATCAGATCATCGGTCATCTCGGCTTTGGCACCGAAGGAATCTACGGCACGCCGGTCTACGTATCGGCGACCTATATCTTCCTGTTCATTCTGTTCGGATCGTTTCTCGAACGGGCGGGGATGATCAAGCTTTTCACCGATGTCTCGCTCGGCATGGTTGGCCATACGCGGGGCGGACCGGCGAAAGTGGCCGTCGTGTCATCGGGTTTCATGGGCACCATTTCGGGCTCCGGCGTCGCGAATGTCGTGACCACCGGCCAGTTCACCATCCCTCTCATGAAACGCTTCGGCTACAAGCCGGCCTTCGCCGGCGGCGTCGAGGCGGTGTCGTCCATGGGTGGGCAGATCATGCCGCCGGTCATGGGCGCCGTCGCATTCATCATGGCCGAAACGCTTAACATTCCCTACCGTGAGGTGGTCATCGCTGCGATCATTCCGGCGATCCTCTATTTCTTCTCAGCGTTCTGGATGGTGCATCTGGAAGCCGGCAAGCGCGGCCTCGTCGGCATGAGCCGCGATCAGCTGCCAAGCGCCATCGGTGCGCTGCGCGCGGGCTGGTACCTGACCATTCCCCTGGCAGCACTCGTCTACCTGCTGTTTACGGGCTACACGCCGCTTTTTGCCGGTACGATGGGCCTGGCGCTCACCGCCGTTCTCATCCTCGGCGGCGCCATAGCTCGTGGACTGCCCGGTCAGGCGATCCGCTTTCTTTTCTGGATTCTGCTCGGCCTGCTCTGCGCCGCGTTCTTCCAGTATGGCGTCAACGTCATCATCGTCACGATCGCCGTGCTCATTGCCGTCAACGCTTTCGTCAAGGGCGGGCGGCAGACGTTGGCCGATTGCCGTGACGCATTGGCCGACGGCGCAAAGAATGCGCTTCCGGTCGCGATCGCCTGCGCCATGGTCGGCGTCATCATCGGTGTCCTCACCCTGACGGGTTCGGCCTCGACCTTCGCATCCTTCATCGTCCGCATCGGCGAGACGAACCTGTTCCTATCGCTGGTTCTGACGATGATCACGTGCCTCATCCTTGGCATGGGCATTCCGACGATTCCGAACTACATCATCACGTCGTCCATCGCGGGGCCGGCACTGCTGGAACTCGGCGTTCCGCTGCTCGTCAGCCACATGTTCGTCTTCTACTTCGGCATCCTCGCCGACCTGACGCCGCCGGTCGCGCTCGCAGCTTTCGCCGCCGCTCCCATCGCCAAGGAATCGGGCATGAAGATCGGCATGCAGGCCGTGAAGATCGCGTTGGCCGGCTTCGTCATTCCCTTCATGGCCGTCTATACGCCGGCACTCATGATGCAGGATGGCGGCCCATTGGCCGAAGCGATCGGCTTTTGGCCCGCCGTGGCCTACATCGTCTTCAAGACCGTTATCTCGATATCGCTCTGGGGCGCGGCGGCGATCGGCTTCATGTTTGCCCCGCTTGCCTGGTGGGAACGGTTGCTGGCAACCGCCGCAGCTTTCTCGCTCGTTCTGGCAATGCCGATTACAGATGAGGTCGGCTTTGCGCTCGCGGCAGTGTTCCTGGCCCTGCAATGGTGGCGTAGCCGACGAAGCCGGGAGCAGGCGGTCGCGGGCGAATGA